A portion of the Candidatus Sulfotelmatobacter sp. genome contains these proteins:
- a CDS encoding AMP-binding protein, which yields MTLFSSGCYRFSVIHPQGPAEAPAPVVPLLPQLLEFAARQYGDAPFLLAHREGEWRARSFAESARQMHAFAALLEREGVRPGDRVGLQSENRPEWGLAYLAVIETGAVVVPLDAQLKAQEVGEILATAGATRCIVSERQRQTLEAVRAERLPQLRLLSLDPGRDLPGWEDAMREFGDAAPRQLTAQPNDLAVLIFTSGTTGHAKGVMLSHANLLFNVEAVAKTLQFGPADRLLSVLPLHHTFESTGGFLCAMRMGASVAYARGLNSKELREDLQSSGTTLFIAVPLLYEKLLSAIQRGISERPFPQRLSVRALLAVARLARILTGARIGRQLMRPLRVKAGLGSLRLFVCGAAPLAPEVFYGFLDLGLPVLEGYGLTETSPVACANRPSRPEPGGVGWPVPGVEVRIADPDEEGNGEIAIRGPNVMLGYYGNPRGTAEVLRDGWLYTGDLGRLLPDGRLRITGRLKNMIATAAGKKIYPEEIEVYLANSPYVLEVMVVGGRDVRGEREEVHAYLVPNLPEIEARAASEGRKADDAYVEALLRHEVEARCATLAPYKRVKRVFIRWQEFPKTTTGKIRRQSFTADAESESRRVGAVA from the coding sequence TTGACCCTGTTTTCGAGCGGGTGCTACCGTTTTTCCGTGATCCATCCACAGGGTCCGGCCGAAGCCCCCGCGCCCGTCGTCCCGCTTCTTCCGCAGCTCCTCGAGTTCGCCGCGCGCCAGTACGGCGATGCGCCCTTCCTGCTTGCCCACCGGGAGGGCGAGTGGCGCGCGCGCTCCTTCGCCGAATCCGCGCGTCAGATGCACGCCTTCGCGGCGTTGCTGGAGCGCGAAGGCGTCCGGCCCGGCGATCGCGTCGGTCTCCAATCCGAGAATCGGCCCGAATGGGGGCTGGCCTATCTCGCCGTGATCGAAACCGGGGCGGTGGTGGTGCCGCTCGACGCGCAACTCAAAGCGCAAGAGGTGGGCGAGATCCTCGCCACTGCCGGCGCGACGCGCTGCATCGTGAGCGAGCGCCAGCGCCAGACGCTCGAAGCGGTGAGAGCGGAGCGCCTTCCGCAGCTGAGGCTGCTGAGTCTCGATCCGGGACGCGACTTGCCCGGCTGGGAAGACGCGATGCGCGAGTTCGGCGACGCCGCCCCGCGCCAGCTGACCGCGCAGCCGAACGATCTCGCGGTGCTGATCTTCACCTCCGGCACCACGGGCCACGCCAAGGGCGTGATGCTCTCGCACGCGAACCTGCTCTTCAATGTCGAGGCGGTGGCGAAGACGCTCCAGTTCGGGCCCGCCGACCGGCTGCTCTCGGTGCTTCCGCTCCACCACACCTTCGAGAGCACCGGAGGCTTCCTGTGCGCCATGCGCATGGGCGCGAGCGTGGCGTACGCGCGAGGGCTCAATTCCAAGGAGTTGCGCGAGGATCTGCAGAGCAGCGGGACGACTCTGTTCATCGCCGTGCCACTGCTCTACGAGAAGCTGCTGAGCGCCATCCAGCGCGGCATCAGCGAGCGGCCGTTCCCGCAAAGATTGTCGGTTCGCGCTCTGCTCGCAGTGGCGCGCCTGGCGCGGATCCTGACCGGTGCGCGCATCGGCCGGCAACTGATGCGCCCGCTCCGCGTGAAGGCCGGGCTCGGCTCGTTGCGGCTGTTCGTGTGCGGGGCCGCGCCGCTCGCGCCCGAGGTCTTCTACGGATTCCTCGACCTCGGGCTCCCGGTGCTCGAGGGCTACGGCCTGACCGAAACCTCACCGGTGGCGTGCGCCAATCGACCGTCGCGGCCCGAGCCCGGTGGCGTCGGCTGGCCGGTGCCGGGGGTCGAGGTGCGCATCGCCGATCCCGACGAAGAGGGGAACGGCGAGATCGCGATTCGCGGCCCCAACGTCATGCTGGGCTACTACGGAAATCCTCGCGGGACCGCCGAGGTGCTGCGCGACGGCTGGCTCTACACCGGCGACCTCGGCCGACTGTTGCCCGACGGGCGGCTTCGCATCACCGGGCGGCTCAAGAACATGATCGCCACCGCGGCGGGCAAGAAGATCTACCCCGAGGAGATCGAGGTCTATCTCGCCAACAGTCCCTACGTGCTCGAGGTCATGGTGGTGGGCGGCCGCGACGTCCGTGGCGAACGCGAGGAAGTGCACGCGTACCTGGTGCCGAACCTTCCCGAGATCGAGGCGCGCGCTGCGAGCGAAGGCCGCAAGGCCGACGACGCCTACGTCGAGGCGCTGCTGCGCCATGAGGTGGAGGCGCGCTGCGCGACACTCGCGCCCTACAAGCGCGTCAAGCGCGTGTTCATCCGCTGGCAGGAATTCCCGAAGACCACCACGGGAAAGATCCGGCGGCAGTCGTTCACGGCCGACGCGGAGTCGGAATCGCGAAGGGTCGGCGCGGTCGCCTAG
- a CDS encoding ABC transporter permease → MNFGTLLSIGTVALSRNRMRSALTVLGIVIGVAAVIATLAIGQGARAAVQAQIRALGANTLSVIPGTITSGGAHGGMGGITTMTIDDATAIKRECPAVDASSPGTRSVAQVVAGNTNWGTSIQGTTPDFVTIRQWPVDRGAFFTESDVRGAAKVCVLGQSVVKQLFGDSDPIGSTVRIKDIPFRVVGVLSYKGGSGWGGDVDDTVLIPVTTAQHKLMGITYVNWILVSAVDETQVNEAVNQITDLLRQRHRIRSGTPDDFFIRTQLEAANTAEATSQVMTLLLASIAAVSLLVGGIGIMNIMLVSVTERTREIGIRRAIGARRRDILLQFLVEAAFLSLAGGALGVLIGVLAAMLVSQIARWPTLVQPEAVMVAFGFATLVGLFFGYYPALRASRLDPVDALRYE, encoded by the coding sequence ATGAACTTCGGGACGCTGCTCTCGATTGGAACCGTGGCGCTGTCGCGCAATCGCATGCGCTCCGCGCTCACCGTGCTCGGCATCGTGATCGGCGTCGCGGCGGTGATCGCGACCCTGGCGATCGGTCAGGGGGCCCGCGCCGCGGTGCAGGCGCAGATCCGCGCGCTCGGCGCCAACACGCTCAGCGTGATTCCCGGGACCATCACCTCGGGCGGCGCGCACGGCGGCATGGGCGGCATCACCACCATGACCATCGACGACGCAACCGCGATCAAGCGCGAGTGTCCCGCGGTGGACGCTTCCTCTCCCGGCACGCGCTCGGTGGCGCAGGTGGTCGCCGGCAACACCAACTGGGGCACTTCGATTCAGGGCACCACGCCCGACTTCGTCACCATCCGGCAGTGGCCGGTGGACAGGGGCGCGTTCTTCACCGAGTCCGACGTGCGCGGCGCCGCCAAGGTCTGCGTGCTCGGCCAGAGCGTGGTGAAGCAGCTGTTCGGCGATTCCGATCCGATCGGCTCTACCGTGCGCATCAAGGACATTCCATTCCGCGTGGTCGGGGTGCTGAGCTACAAGGGGGGGAGCGGCTGGGGCGGCGACGTGGACGACACCGTGCTGATCCCGGTGACCACCGCGCAGCACAAGCTGATGGGCATCACCTATGTCAACTGGATCCTGGTCTCGGCGGTGGACGAGACCCAGGTGAACGAGGCCGTGAACCAGATCACCGATCTGCTCCGCCAGCGCCACCGCATCCGGTCGGGCACGCCCGACGACTTCTTCATTCGCACCCAGCTCGAGGCCGCCAACACCGCCGAGGCCACGTCGCAGGTGATGACGCTGCTGCTCGCCAGCATTGCGGCGGTCTCGCTGCTGGTCGGCGGCATCGGCATCATGAACATCATGCTGGTCTCGGTCACCGAGCGGACGCGTGAGATCGGGATTCGGCGCGCGATCGGTGCGAGGCGGCGCGACATCCTGCTCCAGTTCCTGGTCGAGGCCGCGTTCCTGTCGCTGGCCGGCGGCGCGCTCGGCGTGCTGATCGGCGTGCTGGCCGCCATGCTGGTCTCGCAGATCGCCCGGTGGCCGACGCTGGTGCAACCCGAGGCGGTGATGGTGGCATTCGGCTTCGCGACGCTGGTGGGCCTGTTCTTCGGCTACTACCCGGCGCTGCGCGCCTCGCGCCTCGATCCCGTGGACGCGCTGAGGTACGAGTAG
- a CDS encoding efflux RND transporter periplasmic adaptor subunit, whose translation MSRSRLVTFAVIAIVLLGAGWIWWSHGRTEQIQYRTALVERGNIEAVVSATGTIEPVVQVDVGSQVSGTVWKLHADYNMRVRTGDVLCELEPSGFKARLAQAEAAVARAEAAVHQAQLDLNRAKELLPGNYVSQSDVDTAESTLQQRQADLKQSRAALEASQVDLNNATIRSPIDGVVIDRSVDLGQTVAASLQAPKLFTIANDLSQMQVETRIDEADIGQIRPGLPVIFTVDAFPDQQFEGQVSQVRLEPIIDQNVVTYTTVISTANLDLKLRPGMTANVSVRVAHREDVLKVPNSALRFRPPPEALKAMAEAAQAGANRQESAGTAAAADGPPPAAAGKGAGAAGTAASDPTRLGGPKDPDRAALEKRMRDHGMPEDMIQSVLERRDQAIAQLRAQGLKDDEIRERLRQRMEQMRSGGGGTGAAPPSFKNFGRQGEAPAGKKVAPPETGPVVMGTIGTAPMKPGTVYALRGAQPVRVALMAGMTDGAYTEVQTDQLRPGDAVIVGIEASKTATNLQPPPGMGSPFGGGARPSGGGGGGRTR comes from the coding sequence GTGAGCCGTTCGCGACTCGTCACGTTTGCCGTGATCGCGATCGTCCTGCTGGGGGCAGGCTGGATCTGGTGGTCGCACGGGCGCACGGAGCAGATCCAGTACCGCACCGCGCTGGTCGAGCGAGGCAACATCGAAGCGGTGGTTTCGGCGACCGGCACGATCGAGCCGGTGGTGCAGGTGGACGTCGGCAGCCAGGTGAGCGGCACGGTGTGGAAGCTGCACGCCGATTACAACATGCGCGTGCGCACCGGTGACGTGCTCTGCGAACTGGAGCCCTCGGGGTTCAAGGCGCGTCTCGCGCAGGCCGAGGCGGCGGTGGCGCGGGCGGAGGCCGCGGTACATCAGGCGCAGCTCGACCTGAATCGGGCAAAGGAGCTGCTGCCGGGGAACTATGTCTCGCAATCCGACGTCGATACCGCGGAGTCCACTCTTCAACAGCGCCAGGCCGATCTCAAGCAATCGCGCGCCGCCCTCGAAGCCTCGCAGGTGGATCTCAACAACGCCACCATCCGCTCGCCGATCGATGGCGTCGTGATCGATCGCTCGGTGGATCTCGGCCAGACCGTGGCGGCGAGCCTTCAGGCGCCCAAGCTGTTCACGATCGCCAACGATCTGTCGCAGATGCAGGTCGAGACCCGCATCGACGAGGCCGACATCGGCCAGATACGCCCGGGCCTGCCCGTGATCTTCACGGTGGACGCGTTCCCGGACCAACAGTTCGAGGGGCAGGTGTCGCAGGTGCGACTCGAGCCCATCATCGACCAGAACGTGGTCACCTACACCACCGTGATCAGCACGGCCAACCTGGATCTCAAGCTTCGGCCCGGGATGACCGCCAACGTTTCGGTGCGCGTCGCCCACCGCGAGGACGTGCTCAAAGTTCCGAACTCGGCGCTTCGCTTCCGCCCGCCGCCCGAGGCCCTGAAGGCGATGGCCGAGGCCGCGCAGGCCGGAGCCAACCGCCAGGAGAGCGCCGGCACCGCCGCCGCCGCCGACGGGCCGCCCCCGGCCGCCGCGGGCAAGGGTGCGGGTGCGGCGGGCACCGCGGCCTCGGATCCGACGCGGCTCGGCGGGCCGAAGGACCCCGATCGCGCGGCCCTCGAAAAGCGCATGCGGGACCATGGCATGCCCGAGGACATGATTCAGAGCGTGCTCGAGCGTCGCGATCAGGCGATCGCGCAGTTGCGCGCCCAGGGCCTCAAGGACGACGAGATCCGCGAACGGCTTCGGCAGCGCATGGAGCAGATGCGCAGCGGCGGCGGCGGGACGGGGGCCGCGCCGCCGTCGTTCAAGAACTTCGGCAGGCAGGGCGAGGCGCCCGCCGGCAAGAAGGTCGCGCCGCCCGAGACCGGGCCGGTGGTGATGGGCACGATCGGGACGGCGCCGATGAAGCCGGGAACGGTCTACGCGCTGCGTGGAGCCCAGCCGGTGCGAGTCGCGCTGATGGCCGGCATGACCGATGGCGCCTACACCGAGGTGCAGACCGACCAGCTGAGGCCGGGGGATGCGGTGATCGTGGGGATCGAGGCGAGCAAGACCGCCACCAACCTCCAGCCTCCTCCGGGCATGGGAAGTCCGTTCGGAGGCGGCGCTCGTCCGAGTGGCGGCGGAGGCGGAGGGCGCACGCGATGA
- a CDS encoding efflux RND transporter permease subunit → MTSVFRALAAQHRAVLLAFLFLAAAGVVMALRLPAAILPEVTFPRITLIADSGERDTEEMLRQVTMPLEQGIRRVPGLRELRSTTSRGSTEMDLDFDWSTDMNLALQRVQALANSVREELPGGTGLDARLMNPTLFPVLGLSLTSPTRSQAELRDIAEVQLRPELARLPGVAEVVLQGGARPEARVTLDPSALTARGLTVAEVAEAVAHAAELRSLGLHSANREMYLALVDQRPRDLDQLRGLPIPLGAGAVVPLGSLGRVEIADQPRFTRYGSPGGEPVLINLLRQSSASTVTLADAVRGWFREHRAEFPADLKFSTFYDQGDLVRASISSVRDSLLVGGWFAILIVTLFLGSASLGARAAVLLPGSIALSLLGLGLAHQSLNLMTLGGIAAATGLVLDDAIVVVEHLAHERARGRDRHEALAELFPTLFTSSLCSLAIFVPFALLGGVAGAFFRVLAISVSLMLAVSLALCVTLLPHFAGRARAPRLPFPNLGRGWIGFVTKRRALALAGMLGVALGGAALLRGIETEFLPSMDEGALILDYITPPGTSLEETVRMLRPLERQLDATPEIESWSRRTGDQLGFFITEPNTGDYILKLKDRRRRSADQVADDLRDRIEATVPGVDVDFGQLIEDVIGDLTSNPHPIEVRVFSEDRPLGRDVAGRVAALISRVRGVVDVRDGVVVSGPNLVIAPSERAERLGVDAEELEDLVAPRIRGIEAGEVPRRTRVWPIRVTLPAPPNDRLASLMDLEAVLPEGGRARLGDLSVAGVVPGDAEIQRDDQRTMVSVTGRLSDRDLGSAVAEIQTRLRDSLESARGVRLQYAGLWAEQQSSFQGLAVVLGLAVFAVLFLLLIAFRAWWPAIAVMLTAVASLAGVFMALRIADESLNLSSFVGAIMVVGIVSENAVFLVAEFRRLRCSGAAPGEAARAAAQRRVRPILMTASAGIAALLPLVLGWGAGSALLRPLALAVTGGFALSTPLLLFGLPSLLSFDRAAPIVDPHVPPSVPLTGGPS, encoded by the coding sequence GTGACTTCGGTCTTTCGCGCGCTGGCCGCGCAACATCGCGCCGTGCTGCTCGCGTTCCTCTTCCTCGCCGCGGCCGGCGTGGTCATGGCGCTGCGACTGCCGGCCGCGATCCTTCCCGAGGTCACGTTCCCGCGCATCACCCTGATCGCCGACAGCGGCGAGCGCGACACCGAGGAAATGTTGCGCCAGGTGACGATGCCGCTCGAGCAAGGCATCCGGCGCGTGCCCGGACTTCGCGAGCTGCGTTCGACCACCAGTCGCGGCTCGACCGAAATGGACCTCGACTTCGACTGGTCCACCGACATGAACCTCGCGCTCCAGCGCGTCCAGGCGCTGGCGAATTCGGTGCGCGAGGAGCTGCCCGGCGGCACCGGGCTCGACGCCCGGCTCATGAATCCGACCCTGTTCCCGGTGCTGGGCCTGTCGCTCACTTCGCCGACGCGCAGCCAGGCCGAGCTGCGCGACATCGCCGAGGTCCAGCTGAGACCCGAGCTGGCGCGGCTGCCCGGCGTCGCCGAGGTGGTGCTGCAGGGCGGCGCCAGGCCCGAGGCGCGCGTGACGCTGGATCCCTCCGCGCTGACGGCGCGGGGGCTCACCGTGGCCGAAGTCGCCGAGGCCGTCGCGCACGCCGCCGAGCTGCGTAGCCTCGGACTCCATTCCGCCAATCGAGAGATGTACCTGGCGCTGGTGGATCAGCGGCCGCGCGATCTCGACCAGCTGCGCGGGCTACCGATCCCACTCGGAGCAGGCGCGGTCGTTCCGCTCGGTTCGCTCGGTCGCGTCGAGATCGCCGACCAGCCGCGTTTCACGCGCTACGGCTCGCCGGGGGGGGAGCCAGTACTGATCAATCTGCTCCGCCAGTCCTCGGCCAGCACCGTCACGCTGGCTGATGCGGTGCGTGGCTGGTTCCGGGAGCACCGGGCCGAGTTCCCGGCCGATCTCAAGTTCTCGACCTTCTACGATCAGGGCGATCTGGTGCGCGCCTCGATCTCGAGCGTGCGCGACAGTCTGCTGGTGGGCGGGTGGTTCGCCATCCTGATCGTGACGCTCTTCCTCGGCAGCGCTTCGTTGGGCGCGAGAGCCGCGGTCCTCCTCCCGGGCAGCATCGCGCTGTCCTTGCTCGGGCTCGGGCTCGCTCACCAGTCGCTCAATCTGATGACGCTCGGCGGCATCGCCGCCGCCACCGGGCTGGTGCTCGACGACGCGATCGTGGTGGTGGAGCACCTGGCTCACGAGCGAGCGCGCGGCCGCGACCGCCACGAGGCGCTGGCCGAGCTGTTCCCCACGCTGTTCACCTCGAGCCTCTGCTCGCTCGCGATCTTTGTGCCGTTCGCGCTGCTCGGCGGCGTCGCCGGCGCCTTCTTTCGGGTGCTGGCGATCTCGGTCTCGCTGATGCTCGCGGTGTCGCTGGCGTTGTGCGTCACGCTGCTGCCGCATTTCGCCGGCCGCGCTCGCGCACCGCGGCTGCCGTTTCCGAACCTGGGGCGCGGCTGGATCGGCTTCGTCACGAAGCGCCGGGCGCTCGCGCTCGCCGGCATGCTGGGCGTGGCGCTGGGGGGCGCGGCGCTGCTCCGCGGCATCGAGACCGAGTTTCTGCCTTCGATGGACGAGGGCGCGTTGATCCTCGATTACATCACCCCGCCCGGGACCTCGCTCGAGGAGACGGTGCGCATGCTCCGCCCGCTCGAACGCCAGCTCGACGCCACGCCCGAGATCGAGTCGTGGTCGCGGCGGACCGGCGATCAGCTCGGTTTCTTCATCACCGAGCCCAATACCGGCGACTACATTCTCAAGCTCAAGGATCGTCGCCGCCGGAGCGCCGACCAGGTGGCGGACGATCTGCGCGATCGCATCGAAGCGACGGTGCCGGGAGTGGACGTGGATTTCGGCCAGTTGATCGAGGACGTGATCGGCGATCTCACCTCCAACCCCCACCCGATCGAAGTGCGCGTGTTCTCCGAAGATCGCCCGCTGGGTCGCGATGTCGCGGGGCGCGTCGCCGCCTTGATTTCGCGAGTGCGCGGCGTAGTCGACGTGCGCGACGGGGTGGTGGTGAGCGGACCCAACCTGGTGATTGCGCCCTCGGAGCGCGCCGAGCGGCTGGGAGTGGACGCCGAAGAACTCGAGGACCTGGTGGCGCCGCGCATCCGCGGCATCGAGGCCGGCGAAGTGCCTCGCCGCACGCGCGTGTGGCCGATCCGCGTGACCCTGCCCGCGCCCCCCAACGACCGGCTCGCTTCGCTCATGGACCTCGAGGCGGTGCTGCCGGAGGGCGGGCGGGCGCGGCTCGGCGATCTCAGCGTGGCCGGCGTGGTGCCCGGCGATGCGGAAATCCAGCGCGACGATCAGCGCACCATGGTGTCGGTGACCGGCCGGCTCTCGGATCGCGACCTCGGCTCGGCGGTGGCCGAGATCCAGACACGCCTGCGCGACAGTCTCGAATCGGCGCGCGGCGTGAGGCTCCAGTACGCCGGGCTGTGGGCCGAGCAGCAGTCGTCGTTCCAGGGGCTGGCGGTGGTGCTCGGGCTCGCGGTGTTCGCGGTACTGTTCCTGCTGCTGATCGCGTTCCGTGCATGGTGGCCGGCGATCGCGGTGATGCTGACGGCGGTCGCCTCGCTGGCCGGCGTCTTCATGGCGTTGCGGATCGCGGACGAGTCGCTGAACCTGTCGAGCTTCGTCGGGGCGATCATGGTGGTGGGCATCGTGTCGGAGAACGCCGTGTTCCTGGTGGCCGAGTTCAGGCGATTGCGCTGCTCGGGAGCCGCGCCGGGCGAGGCCGCGCGCGCCGCCGCCCAGCGCCGCGTGCGGCCGATCCTGATGACCGCGTCGGCGGGCATCGCCGCGCTGCTGCCACTGGTGCTGGGCTGGGGCGCGGGTAGCGCGCTCCTCCGGCCGCTGGCGCTGGCGGTCACCGGCGGGTTCGCGCTCTCGACTCCGCTGCTGCTGTTCGGTTTGCCGTCCCTGCTTTCGTTCGATCGCGCGGCTCCGATCGTCGATCCTCACGTACCCCCATCGGTTCCCCTCACAGGAGGTCCGTCATGA
- a CDS encoding cation diffusion facilitator family transporter, whose amino-acid sequence MDALRARSVARVLWSILGLNVLVAAAKLAYGYRSHAIAISADGLHSLIDGMSNIVGLVGLQVASRPPDANHPYGHRKYETFAAMGVAALLFVGCREILGSSLERLRHPRLPEVGAAGYLVLFVTITINLVVVIYERRAAHRLNSELLLSDAAHTGSDVLASVLVLVSFALAPLRHRWVDLAAALVIVGLILRSGWEILRSTLSTLSDERRIDPALVEAAALEVAGVREAHNVRSRGPHDDIHLDLHVLVDPGMPIAAAHALSHSVEQRLRSRWQGLTDVVVHVEPALDSERATHSEGGGLKAEG is encoded by the coding sequence ATGGATGCGTTACGCGCCCGTTCGGTTGCCCGCGTCCTGTGGAGCATCCTCGGACTGAACGTCCTGGTGGCCGCGGCCAAGCTGGCCTACGGCTACCGATCACACGCCATCGCCATCTCGGCCGACGGCCTGCATTCGCTGATCGACGGCATGTCGAACATCGTCGGGCTGGTCGGGTTGCAGGTCGCGAGCCGCCCACCCGACGCCAACCACCCCTACGGGCACCGCAAGTACGAAACGTTCGCAGCGATGGGGGTGGCCGCCCTGTTGTTCGTCGGCTGCCGCGAAATCCTGGGCTCGAGCCTCGAACGCCTGCGGCACCCGAGACTCCCGGAAGTGGGGGCGGCCGGCTATCTCGTGCTGTTCGTCACCATCACCATCAATCTGGTCGTGGTGATCTACGAGCGGCGGGCGGCGCACCGCCTGAACAGCGAGCTGCTGCTCTCGGATGCCGCCCACACCGGCAGCGACGTGCTGGCCAGCGTGCTGGTGCTGGTGAGCTTCGCCCTGGCCCCCCTTCGCCACCGCTGGGTGGACCTGGCCGCCGCGCTGGTCATCGTCGGGCTGATCCTGCGCAGTGGTTGGGAGATCCTGCGCTCGACGCTCTCGACGCTTTCGGACGAGCGGCGCATCGATCCCGCCCTGGTCGAGGCCGCGGCGCTCGAGGTCGCGGGGGTGCGAGAGGCGCACAACGTACGCTCGCGCGGCCCCCACGACGACATTCACCTCGATCTTCACGTGCTCGTGGATCCCGGGATGCCGATCGCCGCCGCCCACGCCCTCAGCCACTCGGTCGAACAACGCCTGCGCAGTCGCTGGCAGGGATTGACCGACGTGGTGGTCCATGTCGAGCCGGCCCTCGACAGCGAGCGCGCCACCCACAGCGAAGGCGGCGGGTTGAAGGCGGAAGGCTGA
- a CDS encoding class I SAM-dependent methyltransferase — MTTPGIPERAPTGKWSVWKYNWLANHKLIDALEKRRALARGELLDIGCGSRPFAPALAGGIRRYWGTDLPGSPHAKRAGPDACARAEAQPIRSESIDTVVSFSVVTYLREPSEMFREAYRVLRPGGIAMVEFAQMEPVLDAPHDYFRFTQFGARYLFEKAGFEVMEIVPLGGLWARTGLSLIGALNRINRGALRWLTEIPVRLLYVLIQSFFELMDQLFFDPLEAMSHLVIARKPERMS, encoded by the coding sequence GTGACCACCCCGGGGATCCCGGAGCGGGCACCGACCGGCAAGTGGTCGGTATGGAAGTACAACTGGCTCGCCAACCACAAGCTGATCGACGCGCTCGAGAAGCGCCGCGCACTGGCGCGCGGCGAGCTCCTCGACATCGGCTGCGGCTCGCGACCGTTCGCGCCGGCGCTGGCGGGCGGCATCCGCCGCTACTGGGGCACCGACCTGCCGGGCTCGCCGCACGCGAAGCGCGCGGGTCCCGATGCCTGCGCGCGGGCCGAGGCGCAGCCGATCCGCTCCGAATCGATCGACACGGTGGTCTCGTTTTCGGTGGTCACCTACCTGCGGGAGCCGTCCGAGATGTTCCGCGAGGCCTACCGCGTGCTCAGGCCGGGCGGGATCGCCATGGTCGAGTTCGCGCAGATGGAGCCGGTGCTCGACGCGCCGCACGACTATTTCCGCTTCACTCAATTCGGCGCGCGCTATCTGTTCGAGAAGGCGGGATTCGAAGTGATGGAGATCGTGCCGCTCGGCGGACTGTGGGCGCGTACCGGTCTGTCGCTGATCGGCGCGCTCAATCGGATCAACCGCGGCGCGCTCCGCTGGCTCACCGAAATCCCGGTGCGGCTGCTGTACGTGCTGATCCAGTCGTTCTTCGAGCTGATGGACCAGCTGTTCTTCGACCCCCTGGAGGCGATGTCGCATCTGGTGATCGCTCGGAAGCCGGAACGGATGAGCTAG